The genomic region CCACAAGAGGGTGACCGAATCGCCGCTGTAGTTATCACGAGCAGTCACCTCATTTACACTCACTGCCGAAGTGGTCCTACCAGCCTCCTTGAAAGATCCTTTCTGAGAGTTTACGATGCCGAAAAAGTTGTAGTTATTGTTGGGCTTCAGCATGTTCTCACGCTGAGCAGTCGTTGGACCCGTATTGCATCCAGAAAGAGCAAGAAGGCAGAAAGCGGATAAGAGCAGGGCAAATTTCTTCATCAACACAAAAGTCGTTGAGATTCTTTGGCTTTGCAACGCAAATTTTAATCCAAAGAAAAGACCAACCCGAGCTCTTTGGTCTTGTCATTGAGACCGTGAATCAAATTCTTGATCCGTCCTCGAACGTTCCTACAGTCTACTTCTCAAGGCCAATCTTTCGCAGCTACACTTCACCGACTTCTGCAGCTACGCCAGAGCGCCCATTCTACTTTCTACTCAACCAATCTCCGACAATCTAAAGAACCGCGAACAATTATTACCATGTTGACCGACGAAACCGTAATCAAGCTGCTCAATGAGCAAATCATCAACGAGTTTGAATCCTCTCAAATCTACTTGGCAATGTCCGGATGGTTTGAAACAACTCCCTACAAAGGTTTTGCCGCGAAATACCGGGCGGCCGGGTTAGAAGAACATGGCCATGGGATGAAGTTTTTCGACTTCCTCTGCGACCGCGATGGTCCGATCTCAATTCAGGCAGTTCCGACCCCCCCGGGCGAATACGACTCCGTTCTGGCAGCCGCAAAGAACGCTTTGGCCCAGGAGCGAAAAGTCTCCGGACAAATCCGGCGGATCTACGAAGCAGCTGAAGAAGCAGAGGATTACGAGACCAAAGAGTTTCTCCACTTTTTCCTCGCTGAGCAAGTGCAGGAGGAGAAGGAAGCGAAGGACTTTATGGAATACGTGGAAAGCGCAGAAGGGGATCCAAGTGCTCTCCTTACCCTAGATGAGCAAGCTGGCTCTGAATCATCTTCGGCGTAAGCGAAGGCAGCCGTTTACTCCGGCGAGGCTTTAACGGCTGCAGTCTAGGACTCCCAGGTAGAAAACCAGCTGGTAGCAGATTCAGGAAATTCTCCTGCAACAGATCTCTGTCAGTGGGTGGGAAGATGGGCACTAATCGCCTCTGCCCACGCCGGTAGGCGCTCTGCTTGGTCTAGGTTGCACTCTTCTACCTCCATCAGCTGGTTCGCGCCAGCTTCGCTCAAAAGGTAGTCGCAGGAATTACCGAATCCACAGAAAATTGTGTAGTCGATGTCGCCCAAGGCGAAGACGGCATACTGAAGATGTGTAAGCGAATCCTTGGGCAAACCCTCAAGACTTTGGTGAAACTCTTCTGCGTCATCCGGAGGATCACCCTCTCCATAGGTGCTGACCACAAACACGGCAAACTCTTCAGACTTTAGGTCTTCAGCGGTGACATCAACCAGATTCCTTAACCGGACTGGGTGATTTCTCCCTTCAAGGTCTTTCTGTAGCCATTCTGCACACGCCTCAGCGTTTCCCGTTTGTGTCGCGAAGAAGATCGTCGTCATCATTCAGGCTTCATCGGGGGTGCCGCGACTTTTTGCTTCTCAGTCCGTTTCTTTGCCACAAGGAAAGATCCTATGACAAGAGCCGCGGCTATCAACTGCGAGATGAGAATTGCCCAGTCTGGGAAAATCGAGAACCAGAGTCCCAACCATGCCGGAAGCCAGCTTAACCATGAAATCGGCATCGCTGGAATCCAGCCGGCCTGCTGCATTTCCTGCGTTTGCTCACCGACCATCACCAGAAGAACCACACCTAACAAAATCCCTGTAAGCTCCAGCATTTTCCGATAGGGAAGCTTGTGGTGGGCGACAAATGTAAGCGCCGCTACTATTCCGGCAAAAAAGACTCCCAACAATGCTCCCATGTAAACGATGTGAGAACCCAATGTCATGTTGTAACTCTGGAGGAAAAGAACCACCTCAAATCCCTCACGGTAGAAGGAGGCAAACCCGAGCAAGCCAAACCCATAAAAAAGTTTGGCGGACGTGATCTCGTCCCGCTTCTCGCTAGTCAGAAGCTCTTTCTCCTTCTTCTTATGCATCGAGATCCATCCACCCCAATACAGCTTGTGGAAAAACCAGTTCATCACGATGAGAAGAACCACGATCGCAAGAAGACCAGTCCATGCCTGTACTTGAAGAGCGTTTGCGCTCGTCGTGAGGTCGTCAACGATTCGGATGGCAATAAACCAAGTAATGATCGTTGCGATAGCGCCTACACCGGCGCCCCAGAAAACAGCTTTTCGATGGCGCATGTTCTTGCCCATCATACTCGCTGTTATCGCTGAGAGAACGAGGATGCACTCGAGCCCTTCGCGAAAGACTAGTATAGCCGTATCAACGATAGCCGCCGGACCACCCGTGCCTCGCGTGGTGGGGTCTGGGTTACCCTCCGAAGTAAGAAAGGTCCACGCAACGGCCGTAACGACCGCCAAACTGCCAATCATTAAAACCGCCTTCGCGATCGGTGAAAGTGACTTTTGGGTAACTTCTGTGCTCTCGGATTTTTCCATAAAAATAGGTCCTACCGGCCGGTTGTAGTTGGTTTCAGATTCAGTGCCTTACACGTCCCAAACCTCCCGGAATCCCGGAAGGAGGGATGACTTGTTTCCATTGCCGATACATAAGAATTACTGAGACGGAGTTTCAACAGTATTTTTTAACCAGCTGCTCTCGAGAGTTCAACTCGCGACGTCACTCATCAAAAATTTCTTCCGAATGAGTCTTATCTACAGTCACCTCTTTGCGGAGCTGATCCACCCTACTCTCCTTCCACAAAGGCACCCCTCTTCGATAGGCCGCCAATCCAAAAACCTGTGCCGCGATTGGTGCGGTCAGATAGAAGAAAACGATAATAAGCACAGCCATAATGCTTGCCCTCAGAGTGCCAAAATGAAGTGCAGCAGCCAAAGCCATTAAGGAACCTCCAAAAGCGCCGGCTTTCGTCGCTGCGTGCATGCGCATGTAAAGATCCGGCATGCGGTAGACTCCAACCGCTGCTACGAGGCAGAACAAGGCGCCAAGAACCATGAGAACGACCACTACTACGATCACTGTTCGCCTCCTCTCTCGAGAAAGCGCGCCAAAGCCACTGTCCCAAGGAATCCAACCAGCGCGATCACAAAAGCCACCTCAAGAAAGACGGGCTCATCAAATCGAATTGAAAGAGCGACAATGATCCC from Verrucomicrobiota bacterium harbors:
- a CDS encoding ferritin, coding for MLTDETVIKLLNEQIINEFESSQIYLAMSGWFETTPYKGFAAKYRAAGLEEHGHGMKFFDFLCDRDGPISIQAVPTPPGEYDSVLAAAKNALAQERKVSGQIRRIYEAAEEAEDYETKEFLHFFLAEQVQEEKEAKDFMEYVESAEGDPSALLTLDEQAGSESSSA
- a CDS encoding flavodoxin domain-containing protein produces the protein MMTTIFFATQTGNAEACAEWLQKDLEGRNHPVRLRNLVDVTAEDLKSEEFAVFVVSTYGEGDPPDDAEEFHQSLEGLPKDSLTHLQYAVFALGDIDYTIFCGFGNSCDYLLSEAGANQLMEVEECNLDQAERLPAWAEAISAHLPTH
- a CDS encoding FTR1 family protein gives rise to the protein MEKSESTEVTQKSLSPIAKAVLMIGSLAVVTAVAWTFLTSEGNPDPTTRGTGGPAAIVDTAILVFREGLECILVLSAITASMMGKNMRHRKAVFWGAGVGAIATIITWFIAIRIVDDLTTSANALQVQAWTGLLAIVVLLIVMNWFFHKLYWGGWISMHKKKEKELLTSEKRDEITSAKLFYGFGLLGFASFYREGFEVVLFLQSYNMTLGSHIVYMGALLGVFFAGIVAALTFVAHHKLPYRKMLELTGILLGVVLLVMVGEQTQEMQQAGWIPAMPISWLSWLPAWLGLWFSIFPDWAILISQLIAAALVIGSFLVAKKRTEKQKVAAPPMKPE
- the mnhG gene encoding monovalent cation/H(+) antiporter subunit G — encoded protein: MIVVVVVLMVLGALFCLVAAVGVYRMPDLYMRMHAATKAGAFGGSLMALAAALHFGTLRASIMAVLIIVFFYLTAPIAAQVFGLAAYRRGVPLWKESRVDQLRKEVTVDKTHSEEIFDE